The genomic stretch TATTTTTTCAGCACGCCGTTGGCTTCCAATTCCATGGCGGCATTCAACGCGGTCTGTCCACCCAGCGTCGGCAGCAGCGCGTCGGGTCGCTCTTTGGCGATGATCTTTTCGATCATCTGCCACGACAGCGGCTCGATGTACGTCGCATCGGCGGTTCCGGGATCGGTCATGATCGTGGCCGGGTTACTGTTGACCAAGACGACGCGATACCCCTCTTCACGCAGCGCCTTGCAGGCCTGGGTTCCCGAGTAATCGAATTCGCAAGCTTGGCCAATCACGATGGGGCCGCTACCAATGATCAAAATCGTTTTAATGTCGTCGCGGGCGGGCACAGGTGTCTTTCCGGCGGGGGGGATTTTTCGTGGATGTCCGTCTGCGCGCTGGGCAATCGGGCCGTGGATCGTCCACCGCCTCCGACACGCAAATTACCCGACAGAATAGCAGAGAAATGCCGCAGCGCAGAGGACGCGTCCGGCACGCCGAAGACGCGTTTTTTCGGGAATCTTGGCCGCCCTAGGAAAAACGGTGCGAAAATCAACTCCGCGCGGGCCCGACAGCATCAATCCTTGGTCGGCTTTTCCGGATCCATAATCGGCGTGTCCCAGCCGGCCATGTCCAATGGCTTGACGCCACGGCGGTAGCCTTTGAAGCTGAACGTGGACGGGTGGTAGGGCCCCACCAAATCCGTGTTCAAATCGGCGCGGATGGCATCTTCGGATCCGATTGCCCACAGGCAACCGTTTACCATCATCCGCCGAAAACCGTCGTTGCGAAAATCCTCGCTGGCGCCATAGGTTGTTGTGAACGCGAGGCCCTTTTCGCCACCATCGATTTGGTAGTCGCGAATCCAAACGCCAGGGCAAGGATCTTTCCCTTCCGCCGGCGGTGAATCCGGCGTCATCCCTTGCAGCGGTTGGGCCAATGCCAGAACGGTACTGTTCGGCGCCGGGTCGACCCAGTAACCGCCGGCTTCGACCCAAGGATCTTTGACGCCACGCATGATCGGATGCTCGGCTTGTTCGGGGACGATGTCCAAACGCGTGCTCATGACGTGGTTCTTGCCATAGTGGCTGACCCAAGTCTCACCCAAGACTTGACGTCCAAATCCGCCCTTCATTTCTTCACCAGCGTACTTGTGATCGAAACGGGCGAACTGGGAGTCCTTGGGGATATTAAACGCGTGCGTGCTGGTCCGCGTACCGACGACGGGCCCGCCGCGTTGAAGATAGTCCACGATGGGTTGCATCTGCTGGGCGGGGAAGTTCTGGAACCGCAACCCGAACACCAACAAGTCGGCATCCTTGATCACATCGGTGTGCGGCATGTTGTTATTGCCCGGATGGATAAATCCAGTATCGGCATCGACGTTGAACAACACGGTGCATTTGAATCCGTGATGCTTGGCCATGATTCGCGCCAGGGCGGGCAACGCTTCTTCGCTGCGATACTCGTGATCCCCCGCCAAGAAGACGATGTGCTTCCCCGCACCTGGACCAGACTCGCCCTGATAGACCAGCGGCCCGTCGTCCCCCCAAGCCGGAGTGAACGTGCAAAGCAGCGAACAAATCAGCAAACCAAATCCAACGTAACAACGCATATCATTTTCTCGAATGGAGTTTAAAAATTCTTTGAACAACGGATCCCTTTAACCCGTCACTAACTTTTCAATCATGGCGCCCTCGTTGACCGTCGGTCGCTCGAGCCGCCCCTGGTGATTGTAGGACAAAGTGAGTCGGTCGAGTCCCATCAGGTGCAAAATACTGGCGTGGACGTCGTGAACATGGGCGCGATCTTGGATCGCGTGCAAGCCGAGCTCGTCGGTTGCCCCGATGGTTTGACCACCGCGAACTCCGCCGCCAGCCATCCACATCGTGAATCCGGTCGGATTGTGATCGCGTCCGTTCCCTTTCTCACTCATCGGCGTGCGTCCAAACTCGCCGCCCCAAACGACCAGCGTCTGGTCCAACAGACCGCGACGCTTCAAGTCGGCAAGCAACCCGGCGATCGGCACATCGACGCTGCCACAGTATTTTGTGTGATTGGCTTCGATGTTCGCGTGCGCATCCCAGCCGCTTCCCGTTCCGCTGTAAAGCTGTATGAACCGCACGCCGCGCTCGACCAAGCGACGCGCCAGCAAACAGATTTCGCCGTAGTTTTTCGTTTCTTTTCGGTCCAGCCCATACAAGCGACGCGTCTCGGCCGTTTCGCCCGCCAAGTCAACCGCCTCCGGTGCAGACGCTTGCATCCGCGACGCCAGCTCGTACGATCGGATCCGTGCGTCCAACGACGAAACGTCCGGCAACGTTGCGGCATGCGCGGCGTTGATCTGATGAATCCATTGCAACTTTCGCAATTGACGCTCGGCCGACATGCCGGCGGGCAAACTCAAATTTGCGATCACTTCGCCTTTGGGGCCATTGCCGACCGGAGTGCCCTGGTACGTCGCCGGCAAGAAACCGGGCCCCCAACTTCTCACTCCGTTGGTCGCCGGCTTCTTTTCATCTGTCATCACCACAAAGGCCGGCAGGTCTTCGTTCTCGCTGCCTAAACCGTACGTGATCCAAGACCCCAGCGACGGACGTCCACCCAGGATCGAGCCGGTGTTCATCAAGTTGCAACCGCCGGCGTGATTGATACCTTCGCCATAGCAGGAACGAATCACGGCCAAGTCGTCTGCGTGCTGCGCCACGCTCGGAAACCAATCGCTGGTTTCCAATCCGCTTTGACCATATCGCGTCCACTTTCGCTGCGATGCCAGCAAGGGCGCGCCGTGTTCACCCATCGCCGTGATCGGCGCGTTGAAACTGGCGGGCAAACCTTGCCCCGCCAACTCGTTCAGTAGCGGCTTGCGATCGAAAGTGTCCATTTGGCTGGGGCCACCTTCCATGAACAGAAAGATCACGCTTTTCGCCGTCGCCGGATGGTGCAACCGGCCTGCAGAGGACTCGGCCAGCGTGGAACCTGCCATCATTGCGTCCAACGCCAGCGCGCCGAAACCAGCACCGGCCGTCGTCAAAAATTGCCGACGGTTGGATACGTGTTGAATGTGGGGCACGCCGGCGGCGCGGCACAATCGCGATGGGTTCGCGAGATTCATCGATCACTCCACAAACAAAAAGGCGTTGCTATTGATCAAAATGTGACAAACGTCCGTCTGACCTTCGCTGCCGGATGCAGCCAATTTACCGAGTGACGACTTCAGTTCGTCAGACGCCTTGGCGCCCGTCAGAATTCGATGGACCCGGTCGACAAACGCGGCACCAAAAACCTCCGGTGCAACGACACGCACTTCCCCCTGCAATTCGCCACGTACTCGTTCGGCGACGCGCCCCGCTGCACCCAGAACACGAGGACTATTCAACATCATCAGCGATTGGGGCGCCGTCGTCGTTACATCGCGACGGGCCGTGCCGACTACGCCCGGCGGCACGTCCAGGGCGGCCAGCATTTCATCGGACGAGTTGCGAAACCGTCGGATATAGATCGAACGACGGCCCGCATGGTCGCTCGGCCCCGGACCACCCCCGGTGTCGATCAAACCGTCCATCGCAACCAGCAATGAGTCACGATATTGTTCCGCATCCAAGCGGCGAACCGTTCGGTGCCACAGCAATCGATTGTCGGCGTCGACCGTCTTCGCCGCTGCCGCGTCATGGTGGACAGCCGATTGTCGATAACTTGCGGTCATCACGATCTCGCGCTGGATCCGCTCGATAGACCACCCTGATTCGATGAAACGTTGGGCAAGATAGTCCAGCAATTGCGGGTGCGTCGGTCGCTCGCCCAGAATCCCAAAATCGTTCGGGCTGCGGACCAGTCCACTGCCGAAATGGAACTGCCACAACCGATTGACCATCACCCGTGCGGCGATCGGATTGCCGGGGGACGTGATCCACGTAGCCAACGCGGATCGGCGCCCACTAGAACCAGGTGACTCGGTCGGCGGCGTCGCGTCCAACGCACCACCGCCCAGTACCAGAGGAACCCCCGGCTCGAACGATCTACCTTGGCTGCGGCCGGGCAATCGTGTCGGCCGAATCGAACCCGACGCGTCCGCGACCGTTAGCATCGCATCGAGCGAGTACGGATCAGCGCCCCAACGATCAAGCTGTTTCAGAATCGCCGTTCGACGTTGATAACGTTCCTCGCCCAATGCTTTACGGATCTTTCCGTCTTGCAAACCTTCTTCGATCACTTGCCGAGCGACGATGTAGGCGAGTTGATGTTCGTACGTGTTTCGTTGATCAACCGGCTTTCGATACGCGGATTGAACCTCTAAGGGAAACCTATCGGCATGACTGTCTTTAAGAGCCCGGATGTCGCCGCCTTCGACGTCGACCAGTTCGGCCAACAGTGTTGCGATTTCGGCTTCGGCGTCGGCATCACGAGGCACCGTGTTGACGTCGCGAAACGACACCGGTTCGAACACGCTGCGAAAACGAAAGTAGTCGGCGCGGGGGATCGGATCGAACTTGTGATCGTGACACTTCGCGCACGCCAAACCGGTCGCCAAGAAGACGTCGGCCGTCACATCGGTCATTTCGTCAACGATGTTGTGCCACTGCCCCTCGGCATCGCGTTGGTTGTATTCGAAAATCCCTAGCCGCAAAAACCCTGTTGCGGCCAACGTACGATTGTCGCCGGGCGACACTTCGTCGCCGGCCAACTGCAACGACACAAATCGATCGTATGGCATCTTTTCGTTGAACGCATCGACGACGAAATCGCGATAACGCCAGACTTGCGGACGATAGGCATCGGCTCGCCAACCATCGGATTCGGCGTAGCGAACCAAGTCCAACCACAACCTCGCCATTCGTGTCCCGTAAGCCGGATCGGCGAAATAAGAATCAACCAATCGCGTATAGGCATCAGAACGCCGGTCCGCGGCAAATCGATCGATTGCCTCGGGGGACGGGGGAACGCCCAACAAGTCATACGACAAGCGACGAATCAACTTTGTTCGGTCCGCTACAGGTGCCCGATGCAATTGGACCGCATCCAATCCTTGGTCAACGTAACGGTCGATGATCGTCGGCGAGTGAATACCGGCGATGTTGTCGGGTGGCGTCTCGGGGTCAATCGGTTTTGCGGCCCACCAATTACCCAATTCGGCATCCAGTTCGGCCGCCATGTCGGTTGCATCTTCATCGACCGGGTTGGTGGCAGCAGCCTTGTCCTTGACCGGCCAGACGGCGCCTCCGCGTATCCAAGCCTCGACATCGGATCGCTCTTTTTCACTCAACGGCGCGTCGGGCGGCATTTCTAATTCGTCGTAGCGAATCGCGGCAACCAACAAACTGGCTTCGACATCACCCGAGACAACTGCGGGGCCGCTATCGCCGCCGATCGCTAGCGAGTCCGATCGATCGAGACTCAAACCACCCTCGCGTGATTCTCCCGCGTGGCACTCATAACATCGGCTGATCAACAGCGGGCGAATGCGACTTTCAAAGAAGCGGACTGAATCGGCGTCGACGACCTTCGCGCCACCCGTCGCCGGATCGGCAAAAGTCGTAACGCAAAATCCGATTGCCCCCAAGATCCAGACCGATCCAAGGACAAACAGTGCAGGGGAGGGAAACTTCACGGCGGAAATTCTCAACGAGACAACGGAGAACCTTTCCAGGATAACTGATCGATGGCCGAACGGGGCGATTTCAGCCGGCCAACGCCTCCTTTTTCAAGCTCCGCGACGACAACATCAACTGGACCGCGTCGTAAGTGGCGTGGGCGGTAATCGGAACCAGCATGTTTTCGCTCCAAATCAACAGTCCACCGAAGTAAAACCCCATCACCGTTGCC from Rubripirellula tenax encodes the following:
- a CDS encoding ThuA domain-containing protein produces the protein MRCYVGFGLLICSLLCTFTPAWGDDGPLVYQGESGPGAGKHIVFLAGDHEYRSEEALPALARIMAKHHGFKCTVLFNVDADTGFIHPGNNNMPHTDVIKDADLLVFGLRFQNFPAQQMQPIVDYLQRGGPVVGTRTSTHAFNIPKDSQFARFDHKYAGEEMKGGFGRQVLGETWVSHYGKNHVMSTRLDIVPEQAEHPIMRGVKDPWVEAGGYWVDPAPNSTVLALAQPLQGMTPDSPPAEGKDPCPGVWIRDYQIDGGEKGLAFTTTYGASEDFRNDGFRRMMVNGCLWAIGSEDAIRADLNTDLVGPYHPSTFSFKGYRRGVKPLDMAGWDTPIMDPEKPTKD
- a CDS encoding DUF1501 domain-containing protein, with translation MNLANPSRLCRAAGVPHIQHVSNRRQFLTTAGAGFGALALDAMMAGSTLAESSAGRLHHPATAKSVIFLFMEGGPSQMDTFDRKPLLNELAGQGLPASFNAPITAMGEHGAPLLASQRKWTRYGQSGLETSDWFPSVAQHADDLAVIRSCYGEGINHAGGCNLMNTGSILGGRPSLGSWITYGLGSENEDLPAFVVMTDEKKPATNGVRSWGPGFLPATYQGTPVGNGPKGEVIANLSLPAGMSAERQLRKLQWIHQINAAHAATLPDVSSLDARIRSYELASRMQASAPEAVDLAGETAETRRLYGLDRKETKNYGEICLLARRLVERGVRFIQLYSGTGSGWDAHANIEANHTKYCGSVDVPIAGLLADLKRRGLLDQTLVVWGGEFGRTPMSEKGNGRDHNPTGFTMWMAGGGVRGGQTIGATDELGLHAIQDRAHVHDVHASILHLMGLDRLTLSYNHQGRLERPTVNEGAMIEKLVTG
- a CDS encoding PSD1 and planctomycete cytochrome C domain-containing protein; its protein translation is MKFPSPALFVLGSVWILGAIGFCVTTFADPATGGAKVVDADSVRFFESRIRPLLISRCYECHAGESREGGLSLDRSDSLAIGGDSGPAVVSGDVEASLLVAAIRYDELEMPPDAPLSEKERSDVEAWIRGGAVWPVKDKAAATNPVDEDATDMAAELDAELGNWWAAKPIDPETPPDNIAGIHSPTIIDRYVDQGLDAVQLHRAPVADRTKLIRRLSYDLLGVPPSPEAIDRFAADRRSDAYTRLVDSYFADPAYGTRMARLWLDLVRYAESDGWRADAYRPQVWRYRDFVVDAFNEKMPYDRFVSLQLAGDEVSPGDNRTLAATGFLRLGIFEYNQRDAEGQWHNIVDEMTDVTADVFLATGLACAKCHDHKFDPIPRADYFRFRSVFEPVSFRDVNTVPRDADAEAEIATLLAELVDVEGGDIRALKDSHADRFPLEVQSAYRKPVDQRNTYEHQLAYIVARQVIEEGLQDGKIRKALGEERYQRRTAILKQLDRWGADPYSLDAMLTVADASGSIRPTRLPGRSQGRSFEPGVPLVLGGGALDATPPTESPGSSGRRSALATWITSPGNPIAARVMVNRLWQFHFGSGLVRSPNDFGILGERPTHPQLLDYLAQRFIESGWSIERIQREIVMTASYRQSAVHHDAAAAKTVDADNRLLWHRTVRRLDAEQYRDSLLVAMDGLIDTGGGPGPSDHAGRRSIYIRRFRNSSDEMLAALDVPPGVVGTARRDVTTTAPQSLMMLNSPRVLGAAGRVAERVRGELQGEVRVVAPEVFGAAFVDRVHRILTGAKASDELKSSLGKLAASGSEGQTDVCHILINSNAFLFVE